A genomic segment from Deltaproteobacteria bacterium encodes:
- a CDS encoding riboflavin synthase produces the protein MFTGIIQGLGTLKDVRRAGQGLVFTIHPDFSIKDPREGESIAVNGVCLTASTISQDVFSAEVSPETLSRTTLSGLMVGSRINLERALRLSDRLGGHLVSGHVDGTGEIIEKENLGRFTLFTIAVSETLDRYIIEKGSIAVDGISLTVNSCGKGRFSVGIIPHTSRLTTMGFRKKGDKINIEVDLIGKYIEKLLLAGHIKPEKQTDIDTEFLAQHGFI, from the coding sequence ATGTTTACAGGGATAATCCAGGGCCTTGGGACCCTCAAGGATGTCAGGCGGGCAGGTCAGGGCCTGGTCTTTACCATTCATCCCGACTTCTCTATTAAAGATCCCCGGGAGGGGGAGAGTATTGCCGTGAACGGGGTATGCCTGACCGCGAGTACTATTTCTCAGGATGTTTTCAGTGCGGAAGTCTCACCAGAGACCCTTTCAAGGACCACGTTATCCGGGCTCATGGTTGGAAGCCGCATCAATCTTGAACGGGCACTCAGGCTCTCGGACCGCCTTGGCGGGCATCTGGTCAGCGGTCATGTGGATGGGACCGGAGAGATAATTGAAAAAGAGAATTTAGGTCGGTTCACTTTATTTACTATAGCTGTTTCCGAAACTCTTGACCGTTACATCATTGAAAAAGGCTCCATCGCAGTTGACGGAATCAGTCTTACCGTGAACAGTTGCGGAAAAGGTCGCTTTTCCGTGGGCATCATTCCCCATACTTCCAGGCTCACTACCATGGGTTTCAGGAAGAAGGGAGATAAAATCAATATTGAGGTGGATCTCATTGGGAAGTATATTGAGAAATTACTTCTGGCTGGGCACATTAAGCCGGAAAAACAGACCGATATTGATACGGAGTTTCTGGCACAGCACGGATTTATATAA
- the ribD gene encoding bifunctional diaminohydroxyphosphoribosylaminopyrimidine deaminase/5-amino-6-(5-phosphoribosylamino)uracil reductase RibD, whose protein sequence is MRRALRLGEKGLGYTTPNPAVGAVVVRQGVILGEGYHRRAGTPHAEVHALRAAGDRARGADLYVTLEPCNHSGRTPPCTHAILQAGIRRVVIGTLDPNPKVTGGGAEFLRDKGLEVGIGCLRDECRLLIAPFAKHMLTGMPWVRSKVACSLDGRTATATGHSRWITNQQARGSGHRLREISDAILVGKGTILADDPQLTCRKGKNTGKDPVRVVLDSRLGIDPSSRICHLKSSAPTVIIGVEGKSTEDQRQALEATGAKVWFTPPNGQGRVEIRYALRMLCNSGVQSLLVEGGSTVQGAFWDQALVDEAFFYYAPIVIGGKNARPAIGGSGAIDVGEAIRLSKVQRRKLGDNWLVRGLITNIDSFWS, encoded by the coding sequence ATGCGCAGGGCCCTCAGGCTTGGTGAAAAGGGCCTTGGATACACCACTCCGAATCCTGCTGTAGGTGCGGTTGTGGTCCGGCAAGGCGTAATACTTGGGGAGGGCTATCACCGGAGGGCCGGCACACCACATGCCGAAGTCCATGCCTTGAGGGCCGCTGGAGATAGGGCCAGAGGGGCCGATCTGTACGTCACCCTGGAACCCTGCAACCACTCCGGCCGGACACCGCCATGCACACATGCCATACTACAGGCCGGGATAAGAAGGGTCGTTATCGGTACGCTTGACCCGAACCCGAAGGTGACTGGAGGTGGAGCAGAGTTTCTGCGTGACAAAGGCCTTGAAGTCGGGATAGGGTGTCTCAGGGATGAGTGCCGCCTCTTGATCGCCCCCTTTGCCAAGCACATGTTGACCGGAATGCCCTGGGTCAGGTCAAAGGTGGCATGCAGCCTGGACGGCAGGACTGCAACCGCGACAGGGCACTCCAGGTGGATCACCAATCAGCAGGCACGCGGCTCTGGTCATCGCCTGAGAGAGATAAGTGATGCGATATTGGTCGGCAAGGGCACCATACTGGCGGACGATCCGCAGCTTACCTGCAGAAAGGGTAAGAATACGGGTAAAGACCCTGTCAGGGTGGTGCTGGACAGCAGGCTGGGCATTGATCCCTCCAGCCGTATATGCCACCTGAAGTCCTCCGCACCTACTGTGATAATCGGTGTCGAGGGCAAATCGACAGAGGATCAAAGACAGGCCCTGGAGGCTACTGGTGCAAAGGTCTGGTTTACGCCGCCCAATGGGCAAGGCAGGGTAGAAATCAGGTATGCGCTCAGGATGTTGTGCAACTCAGGGGTTCAATCACTTCTGGTAGAAGGTGGAAGTACGGTCCAGGGGGCATTCTGGGACCAGGCGCTTGTTGACGAGGCCTTTTTTTATTATGCTCCCATTGTAATCGGAGGAAAGAATGCCCGGCCCGCAATAGGCGGGTCAGGAGCTATAGATGTGGGTGAGGCAATAAGGCTATCAAAAGTGCAACGCCGCAAGTTGGGAGATAACTGGCTGGTCCGCGGTCTGATCACAAACATTGATTCTTTCTGGAGCTGA
- a CDS encoding transcriptional regulator NrdR, giving the protein MKCPFCNSPESKVVDSRSSKDSRAIRRRRECLSCHERFTTYERIEEFQPMVVKKDGRRESFDRNKIVEGIVKACEKRPVSMDEVEAFVSNLEKEIQDSGEREVESRFLGERVMSQLRAWDDVAYVRFASVYKQFKDLNEFMEQLQELLSESSRNQSS; this is encoded by the coding sequence ATGAAGTGCCCATTCTGCAATTCTCCAGAGAGTAAAGTTGTAGACTCCAGGTCCAGCAAAGACAGCAGGGCCATCCGTCGACGCAGGGAATGCCTGTCTTGTCATGAGCGTTTTACTACCTATGAGAGGATTGAAGAGTTCCAACCCATGGTAGTCAAAAAGGACGGAAGACGTGAATCTTTTGACCGGAATAAGATTGTCGAGGGAATAGTAAAGGCCTGTGAAAAGAGACCTGTGAGCATGGACGAAGTGGAGGCCTTTGTCAGCAATCTTGAGAAAGAGATTCAAGACAGTGGAGAAAGGGAGGTGGAAAGCAGATTCTTGGGGGAACGCGTCATGTCCCAACTGAGGGCATGGGACGATGTGGCCTATGTGCGTTTTGCCTCTGTATACAAGCAGTTTAAGGATCTCAATGAGTTCATGGAGCAACTGCAGGAATTGTTGAGCGAAAGTTCCCGCAATCAGAGTTCTTGA